One Candidatus Desulfatibia profunda genomic window, TCCATGACCCAATATACTATATGTTGTGGTCGGTGGAGTCAAGTGCATACCCCCAAAATAGTATTTATTAGTTCCTGTGATAATCCCTGTTTAAGGGCGGGCAGTTGTTCGGGAAGAAGATCGCCAAGCAACGGATAATTGCTGTCCTTTTCCGAAACGATCGGATCTGTTACCGGCCAGTCAATCCCGAGGGCGGGATCCGACCATAAAATTCCGCCCTCGTCCTCCGGTGCATAATGATCGGAGCATTTGTACAAACAATGGGCGGATTCGCTCAGCACGCAAAAACCATGGGCAAACCCTTCCGGTATAAACAACTGGCGGTTGTTGTGTTCCGACATATGAATGCTGATCCATTGACCGAATGTCGGTGAGCCGGGACGGATGTCAACCACTACGTCAAATATTTCACCGGTAACCACCTGAACCAGCTTTGCCTGAGGTTGTCTGATCTGATAGTGCATCCCTCTTAAAGTCCCTTTGACTGAAAACGAAAGGTTGTCCTGGACAAAGGTTTGGTCGACACCGCATTCCCGGAATCTGTTGCGATGATACGTTTCCATAAAAAAACCGCGATTGTCCTTGTATACTTTAGGTTCCAGAACAAGGACTCCCTCTAGAGATGTTGTGATGATGTTCACGGCATTTACCTTTTTCGGGTTAAGTCCCTTTGACGCTTTCGGCGGCCTGCGCAAATATTTTGCTGATCCTGGCGGTCATTTCGGCAGCTTCTTCCAGCAGAGACGCTGTATCATTCCTGTCTTTCTGTTTTGCTTTTTGCGCCCAATCCCTGTATGTTTCGGCATGATCTTCATTATGCTTGATCCAGTGCTTTAGAAGTTTGATCATTTTTTCATCAAATGATAAGGTACTCCGAACGTCATGATCATGGTTATGATCATGGTTGTGGTTGTGGTCATGGTTATGATGACGGGTCATTTGAATTCTCCTTTAGTTAGGCACTCTAATCGAATTTGCCCGGATTTTTCACGAGCTTGAGACGTTCATTTGCAAGGCATCAAAGGCGCAGCCGTAGTAATCTACTGCAAGCATTTGATAACACAGCAAATGGGCGTCTCAAGCTTGCCCGAAGGGTTAAAATTTTTGAGAAATAATCAACAAATCTCGTGGGACAAAGTGTAGCCTTATTGTTTTAGATAAAATTATAGATAATACACTGTTTTTTTAATAAATAGAGTCTTCTCAAAAATTTTCATGAAATTTCCGGGATAGATGTTAGCAGTCAAAACCGATAATAGTCAAGTATGCTCAAATCACACTTAAACAAAAAAATCGCTGTTATCCTGCTCGTCCTGATCGCCGGCGCTGTTTTCGGAACAATCACCGGCGCATTTTTGGCCTTAACTCACGATCTTCCGCAGATCCGCGAACTGGAAAGTTACACTCCGTCTGCCGTCACACGAGTGTATTCAGCGGACAAAGTGCTTCTGGCCGAACTTTATCTGGAAAAAAGAGATCCGGTTGCCTTAAAACAGATACCCTATTATCTTAAAGCAGCGCTGATTGCTACAGAAGACAGGAACTTCTATCAACACAGCGGTGTCGACTTGAAGGGAATTTTAAGGGCGATTATCAGGGATATCCAGGCAGGAGAGTTTGTCGAAGGCGCCAGCACCATTACCCAGCAACTGGCAAAGACACTCTTTCTGACCCCCCGAAAAAACATTATCCGTAAAATCAAAGAGGCGATTTTGGCCTTTCAGTTGGAACGCCGCTATACAAAAGACGAAATTCTGGAATTGTACCTTAACCAGGTTTATTTCGGGAGCAGTGCCTACGGTGTTGAGTCTGCCGCCAGAATATTCTTTGGAAAACCGGCAAAAGAACTGGGGTTGGCCGAATGCGCCTTGATTGCAGGAATGCCCAAAGCACCCTCCCGATACTCCCCTTTTATCAATAAGGATCTGGCCTTAAGTCGTCGAAACACGGTCTTAAGGCAGATGAAAGCAACCGGCATCATCACGGAAACAACCTATCTTGAGGCTTTAAAAACGCCGCTGGACCTTGTGAAAAAAGATAAAGATTCGATTGCGGCACCCTACTTTGTCGAATATATTAAAAAGTTCCTTGAAGAGATCTTGGGTTCCGCGCAACTGTATAAAGGCGGACTCACTGTTTTAACAACGCTCGATTTCGAGTTGCAAAAAGCGGCCGACCGATCGGTGGCAAACGGACTTTTGGCCCTTGAAACCCGAATGAAGCAACGTAAAATAAAAGATCCTGATCCCCAATCCGCCCTAGTTTGCCTGCATATTCAGTCCGGAGGAATTTTAGCCATGGTCGGCGGTAAGGATTTCTTCAAAAGTCCCTTTAACAGGGCTACTGCTGCCCACAGGCAACCCGGTTCCGCATTCAAGCCCATTGTATACGCCCACGCAATCGAACGGGGTATTCCCCAGAATACAATCATACTGGACGCACCGGTGGCCTTCAAAGATCCTGAAAAAAAAGAATGGCAGCCTGAAAACTTTACCAAAATCTATCAAGGGGAAATGACTCTGAGAATGGCCCTTTCGCTGTCTAAGAACATCCCTGCCGTCAGGCTTATCGAAATGCTGGGACCATACTCAACAGCGCGCTTCGCATACGATTTGGGCATTGAGTCCACCCTTTCGCCGAACCTGTCGCTGGCCCTAGGAACTTCAGAGGTGACACTTTTGGAGTTGACCGACGTCTACGCGACGTTCCCCAACGGAGGCAAAAGGATAAAACCCTTTGGTGTCGTGGAAGTCCTGGATCGCAAGGGAAAAATTATCTGGCGTGTTAAACCCCAGAAAAAAATGGCCATGTCGAGAACCGGCGCCGCCATAATGACAGACATGCTCCAGGGCGTTATTCAGGAAGGGACCGGCCAACAAGCCCGTGTCATCCAGCGACCTGTTGCCGGCAAAACAGGTACAACCAACGATTACAAAGATGCACTTTTCATCGGTTTTTCGCCGGCGATTGCCGCGGGGGTATGGGTGGGGCAAGACTCGTCTGCGACGCTGGGAGCACTGGAAACCGGGGCCAGAGCCGCCCTGCCGATATGGATCGAATTCATGCAGGCCGCATTGACACGAACACCCTATCAGTACTTTGATATTCCGGACGATGTAGTCAAGGTGCGCATGGATCCAATAACCGGCCGCCTTGCATCCGATGACGCATCGGATGCGGTCACCGCCCTTTTCAAGAAAGGAACGGAACCCAGGTGACAGACGGGTAAAATTGGGGAGGTTGCCTGCGATTGACTTTTTAAACATCGTTTAATAATATGCGATAGTTAGAAAAACCAATGTTACTTTTAAAATGGGTTGAACGCTTTTCCACGAGGACGATAGGACTTTGGGTTATGAAAAAATTTGTCAAGTTGAATCCGTACACCATCAGCGTGCTTACCATTGCTTTCGGCATTTTTGCCTATATGTATGGAATCCCTTTTTTGGATATCATGGAATTAAAGACCATCGACTTAAGATTTACCACCAGGGGAGCGCTTGCCCCGGGCCCTGAAGTCGTCATGGCCGTCATCGATGAAAAGAGTCTTGAAAAGGAGGGAAAATGGGTCTGGCCGCGATCAAAGATTGCCGATCTGGTTACCAAACTTTCAAGTGCCGGCGCCCGGGTGATTGGATTTGATATCGGCTTTCTCGAGCCCGATGATACCAGGGTCGTTCAAACCATAAATGCCATCCGGAATGAAGCAAAAAAAATTGAGTTCCAAAACAAAACCTTTGAAGGTTTCCTGAAAAAGTTAGAATTGCAATCCGATAACGACAAGCTTCTGGCCAATGCAATTGCCAATTCCAGCGCCAGGGTCGTTTTAGGATATTTTTTTCATATGGATGCCGCCGCGGCAGCCCATTATGGTGACGCGGATCTTGCCGACCATCAGGAGAATATCCGGGGGTCCCGCTACAAGTTTGTGCGCTATACCTCTGATGCCGCCCAAAACGTACCCTTGATCGAAGTTGTCATGCCCGAGTCCAACATCAAGGTAATTTCAAATGCAACCGAATATTCGGGATTTTTCAACATGTTTCCCGATCCGGACGGTGTGGTGCGCTGGATACCTTCGGTGTTCAGATTCAATGATACGCTGTATGCGCCGCTGTCTTTAATTTCGGCCAGTGCTTACCTGGACAAGCCTGTATCGGTGAATGTGGCCGAACACGGTGTTGAAGGGGTGAGTATCGGCAATGTGTTTATACCGACAGACGAACGCGGGCGCATCGTGATCAACTACCGCGGTCCGGAAAAGACCTTTCCCCATATTTCAATTACTGATATCCTGCATGGAACTGTTTCCAGCGAGGCTCTCAAGGACAAGATTGTACTGGTCGGGGCCACCGCCGTCGGGATATACGATTTACGGGTCACACCCTTTGGAACCATTTTTCCGGGTCTTGAAATCCACGCCAATATCATCGACAGCATCCTCAAAAAGGATTTTTTACATAAACCGGAATGGGCCAGAATCTTTGATGTCCTGGTGATCATAGCTTCAGGGCTCTTCCTCGGCATCGTGCTGCCGCGGGCAGGGGTCGTATCCGGTGCCCTGGCCGCTGTGTTCCTTTTTATCGGCCATATTGTGCTGTGCCAGTACCTGTTTTCCGCCAAGGGCTGGATTCTCAACCTGGTGTATCCGCTTTCCGTGATGATATTTATCTATGTCGCCATTACCGCCTACCGCTACTTAACCGAAGCCAAGCAGAAACGATTCATTAAAGATGCATTTTCAACCTACATGGCCCCTTCGGTCGTCAACCAGTTGATCCAGTCCCCTGAAAAACTGGTTTTAGGCGGTGAAAAGCGTGTTATCACGGCGTTTTTTTCAGATGTTCAGGGGTTTACCAGCATCTCCGAAAAACTGACCCCGGTTGAACTGGTGGAGCTTTTAAATGAATTTTTAACCGAGATGACGGATATTATCCTCACCCATGAAGGCACCGTGGACAAGTTCGAAGGAGATGCCATCATCGCCTTCTTCGGCGCTCCCAACCCGCTGCCCAACCAGGCGGAAGTGGCCTGCCGATCCTGCATCGAAATGCAGAAAAAACTGGCCCAACTGCGGGCAAAATGGAAAACCGAAGGAAAACCAGAGCTTAAAATGCGCATCGGTATGTGCACCGGGCCGGCAGTGGTCGGCAACATGGGATCAAAAAACCGCATGGACTATACCATGATGGGAGATACCGTCAATACGGCTGCCAGGCTGGAAGGGGTCAACAAGGTTTACGGCTGTTTTACGCTCGTCAGCGACTCCACGTTCAGCAAGGTCGGCGGCGGCATCGTCGGCCGCGAAATCGACGCCATCAACGTTGTCGGCAAAAAAGAGCCCATAACGATTTATGAAATCATCGGCTTTCCTGAAGATATCGATGGCGTCCGACGGCAAACCCTGGATAACTACGCCCGGGGACTGGACGCCTACCGCCGGCAAGACTGGAACCGGGCACTGATATTTTTTAACCAGGCGCTCAGTGCCACCCCGGAAGACGGCCCCAGCAAAACCATGCTGGCGCGCTGCAATGTATACAAGGAAAAGCCCCCGCCCAAAGACTGGAACGGAGCCTTTTCCATGGTAACCAAATAAAATCGCTTCGCGATTCTATACCCAAAACAAAAGCCCCGCTGAAACGGCGGGGCTTTTTGGCTTTGTGTTGTAACGATAGGTAATAGAGAGCTTCTGTATCTTTTTATTGTTTGGAGCCCTCGAAAATACCCGTGGCGCCGTTCAGGGAGTTTTCTTTCATGCCCCAGGCGCCTCCGATATTCTCGCCGTTGGGTCCGTAAAGGGATCCATGAGCGCTCTTGTAGACAGCGGCAGTCTCAGATCCAGTAGTGCCAAGTGTCCAGGCCCCCCCGGTAATCTCAAACGAATTGCTGTTGAACGTCCCGGAGGCGTTTTGGATGTGGGCAGATTTTGTT contains:
- the rfbC gene encoding dTDP-4-dehydrorhamnose 3,5-epimerase, which gives rise to MNIITTSLEGVLVLEPKVYKDNRGFFMETYHRNRFRECGVDQTFVQDNLSFSVKGTLRGMHYQIRQPQAKLVQVVTGEIFDVVVDIRPGSPTFGQWISIHMSEHNNRQLFIPEGFAHGFCVLSESAHCLYKCSDHYAPEDEGGILWSDPALGIDWPVTDPIVSEKDSNYPLLGDLLPEQLPALKQGLSQELINTILGVCT
- a CDS encoding adenylate/guanylate cyclase domain-containing protein, yielding MGLWVMKKFVKLNPYTISVLTIAFGIFAYMYGIPFLDIMELKTIDLRFTTRGALAPGPEVVMAVIDEKSLEKEGKWVWPRSKIADLVTKLSSAGARVIGFDIGFLEPDDTRVVQTINAIRNEAKKIEFQNKTFEGFLKKLELQSDNDKLLANAIANSSARVVLGYFFHMDAAAAAHYGDADLADHQENIRGSRYKFVRYTSDAAQNVPLIEVVMPESNIKVISNATEYSGFFNMFPDPDGVVRWIPSVFRFNDTLYAPLSLISASAYLDKPVSVNVAEHGVEGVSIGNVFIPTDERGRIVINYRGPEKTFPHISITDILHGTVSSEALKDKIVLVGATAVGIYDLRVTPFGTIFPGLEIHANIIDSILKKDFLHKPEWARIFDVLVIIASGLFLGIVLPRAGVVSGALAAVFLFIGHIVLCQYLFSAKGWILNLVYPLSVMIFIYVAITAYRYLTEAKQKRFIKDAFSTYMAPSVVNQLIQSPEKLVLGGEKRVITAFFSDVQGFTSISEKLTPVELVELLNEFLTEMTDIILTHEGTVDKFEGDAIIAFFGAPNPLPNQAEVACRSCIEMQKKLAQLRAKWKTEGKPELKMRIGMCTGPAVVGNMGSKNRMDYTMMGDTVNTAARLEGVNKVYGCFTLVSDSTFSKVGGGIVGREIDAINVVGKKEPITIYEIIGFPEDIDGVRRQTLDNYARGLDAYRRQDWNRALIFFNQALSATPEDGPSKTMLARCNVYKEKPPPKDWNGAFSMVTK
- a CDS encoding PBP1A family penicillin-binding protein, coding for MLKSHLNKKIAVILLVLIAGAVFGTITGAFLALTHDLPQIRELESYTPSAVTRVYSADKVLLAELYLEKRDPVALKQIPYYLKAALIATEDRNFYQHSGVDLKGILRAIIRDIQAGEFVEGASTITQQLAKTLFLTPRKNIIRKIKEAILAFQLERRYTKDEILELYLNQVYFGSSAYGVESAARIFFGKPAKELGLAECALIAGMPKAPSRYSPFINKDLALSRRNTVLRQMKATGIITETTYLEALKTPLDLVKKDKDSIAAPYFVEYIKKFLEEILGSAQLYKGGLTVLTTLDFELQKAADRSVANGLLALETRMKQRKIKDPDPQSALVCLHIQSGGILAMVGGKDFFKSPFNRATAAHRQPGSAFKPIVYAHAIERGIPQNTIILDAPVAFKDPEKKEWQPENFTKIYQGEMTLRMALSLSKNIPAVRLIEMLGPYSTARFAYDLGIESTLSPNLSLALGTSEVTLLELTDVYATFPNGGKRIKPFGVVEVLDRKGKIIWRVKPQKKMAMSRTGAAIMTDMLQGVIQEGTGQQARVIQRPVAGKTGTTNDYKDALFIGFSPAIAAGVWVGQDSSATLGALETGARAALPIWIEFMQAALTRTPYQYFDIPDDVVKVRMDPITGRLASDDASDAVTALFKKGTEPR